One window of the Zea mays cultivar B73 chromosome 3, Zm-B73-REFERENCE-NAM-5.0, whole genome shotgun sequence genome contains the following:
- the LOC100278618 gene encoding uncharacterized protein LOC100278618, with product MLPRLPIRLAPPLAGVLRGICATALPQSKPPPQPLSPSDLDAISALLPRLLYAGHVPAAGRLLSAALLLPGSQDGLPLDSLAAHLASLPTLSAAFALLTALRHHPARPSPLLLASPLLGSLLSLRRARDASSVLRWLCRPDSPRRPDAATYADAVEGLCRLEDPRGALAALREMATDGLQATRELREAVRDAMLQDARIEEAWALEQAMRQPEETGKLVELIDKLLSEWEP from the coding sequence ATGCTGCCCCGCTTGCCCATCCGCCTCGCGCCGCCGCTCGCCGGCGTCCTTCGCGGCATCTGCGCTACCGCGCTGCCGCAATCCAAGCCCCCACCTCAACCCCTCTCCCCGTCCGACCTGGACGCGATCTCCGCGCTCCTCCCGCGCCTCCTCTACGCGGGCCACGTCCCCGCCGCCGGCCGCCTCCTCTCCGCGGCGCTCCTCCTCCCGGGCTCCCAGGACGGCCTCCCCCTCGATTCCCTCGCCGCGCACCTTGCCTCGCTTCCGACACTCTCCGCTGCCTTCGCGCTCCTCACCGCGCTGCGCCATCACCCGGCCCGGCCCTCGCCGCTCCTGCTGGCGTCGCCGCTGCTCGGCAGCCTCCTCTCCCTGCGCCGCGCGCGCGACGCCTCCTCCGTGCTGCGCTGGCTCTGCCGCCCGGACTCCCCGCGCCGGCCCGACGCCGCCACCTACGCTGACGCCGTCGAGGGGCTCTGCCGCCTTGAGGACCCCAGGGGCGCGCTGGCTGCGCTCAGGGAGATGGCAACGGACGGGTTGCAGGCCACGCGGGAGCTGCGGGAGGCGGTGCGGGACGCGATGCTGCAGGACGCCAGGATCGAGGAAGCGTGGGCGCTGGAGCAGGCGATGCGCCAGCCGGAGGAGACAGGGAAGCTGGTGGAGCTGATTGACAAGCTTCTCTCAGAGTGGGAACCCTGA
- the LOC100278460 gene encoding Arabinogalactan peptide 3-like precursor, with product MAGVGSKALAVAAVLAAVSFSVAAAAEAPAPSPVSAAVAASSPFAAALVASAAAFLFAAVRH from the coding sequence ATGGCCGGAGTCGGATCGAAGGCCCTCGCCGTTGCCGCCGTTCTGGCGGCCGTCTCCTTCTCGGTGGCCGCCGCGGCCGAGGCGCCCGCGCCCAGCCCCGTCTCCGCCGCCGTCGCGGCGTCGTCGCCCTTCGCCGCGGCTCTcgtcgcctccgccgccgccttcCTCTTCGCCGCCGTCCGCCACTGA
- the LOC100191490 gene encoding uncharacterized protein LOC100191490: MAAATFSAAGRRLLSTAAAAAEKTELPVPIARLRQLARAGRLDDIDATLAPLFPSHPVAALSALSTLGLPDRASALLGTMTSPNTAHLNAVLGPLLRRRRLAGLVPSILAAHASVPRDAVTDSILAKSLCLTSGADSALHLLRKPSSGAPPSLQLFTTIIDSFYKQRLPHRAEEMWRAMVQDHGIAPDTAAYNALLTYKSTNGTVDEVKEVIRVMREEASLRPDVGSYNALMRAMARHKRLDEAVEVYRSLEAGKKADVVPDCATYSCVVGALCGAGRWSEAEDVFYAGVKRRKVADLGTVRVLVRGLKDAGKGRAARRVVVGLCKKFPEMFDGPWRELEVAAGLNSSGKEDGDVEDGADEKLAMTRATVA; the protein is encoded by the coding sequence ATGGCCGCCGCAACCTTCTCCGCCGCCGGCCGCCGGCTCCTCTCCACCGCCGCGGCAGCGGCAGAGAAAACCGAGCTCCCCGTCCCTATCGCCCGTCTTCGCCAGCTCGCCCGCGCTGGCCGCCTCGACGACATCGACGCGACTCTCGCGCCCCTGTTCCCTTCCCACCCCGTCGCCGCGctctcggccctctccacgctgGGCCTCCCCGACCGCGCCTCCGCTCTGCTCGGCACCATGACGTCGCCCAATACCGCGCACCTGAACGCGGTCCTCGGTCCactcctccgccgccgccgcctggccGGGCTCGTGCCCTCAATCCTCGCCGCGCATGCCTCTGTCCCGCGGGACGCCGTCACGGACAGCATCCTCGCCAAGTCGCTCTGCCTCACCTCCGGCGCCGACTCCGCGCTCCACCTCCTCCGGAAGCCTTCGTCGGGAGCGCCGCCGTCGCTCCAGCTCTTCACAACCATCATCGACTCCTTCTACAAGCAACGCCTCCCGCACCGCGCCGAGGAGATGTGGCGCGCCATGGTCCAGGACCACGGCATCGCCCCCGACACCGCTGCCTACAACGCCCTGCTCACCTACAAGTCCACCAACGGCACCGTGGATGAGGTCAAGGAGGTGATCCGCGTCATGCGCGAGGAGGCCAGCCTACGGCCGGATGTCGGGTCCTACAACGCGCTGATGCGGGCGATGGCGCGGCACAAAAGATTGGATGAGGCGGTGGAGGTGTACCGCAGCCTGGAGGCCGGGAAGAAGGCGGACGTGGTGCCGGACTGCGCGACATATAGTTGCGTGGTGGGCGCACTTTGTGGCGCAGGGCGGTGGTCGGAGGCGGAGGACGTGTTCTACGCGGGAGTGAAGCGCCGGAAGGTGGCCGACCTTGGAACGGTGCGTGTGCTGGTGCGCGGTCTTAAGGACGCTGGCAAGGGGCGAGCGGCAAGGCGGGTGGTTGTCGGTTTGTGCAAGAAGTTCCCCGAGATGTTCGACGGGCCGTGGAGGGAGCTTGAGGTGGCGGCCGGGCTGAACTCCTCCGGGAAGGAGGATGGTGATGTTGAAGACGGAGCCGACGAGAAGCTTGCGATGACAAGGGCCACCGTGGCGTGA